Within Rhododendron vialii isolate Sample 1 chromosome 12a, ASM3025357v1, the genomic segment ACGCTATTGACTACACGGTATTTTCGGTATTTAGTTCAAAAATATCCAACTACAACTCATTTTCCTTAACTAAATATAAACTACTACTCAAGACCGGTGTGACGGTCGTCTTGGACAGTGGCTAGTTGCTGCTAGCAGTGGTTGAGGTGGCGGTTGTTATGCTTTCGGGTTGGCGGCGGTGACTGGTTTGCTTGTTTagtttagggttaggttttggcTCTTTGGATTGAGCTTTGCCCTTTAGGTGTCTTTGGGCTTTGCCCTTTTGGGGTTTTAAGCTTGGCCCACTAACTATTTTCATCCATTCTTTGGTTGgatttccctctctttttttcctactcgatataccctttgtcgagaaattttgttgcctattaaaagaaataaactaCTACACGGTATTTTTAGTAGAAATAAGCGGTAATTTGGCATCAGTCTGAAAGTTGATAGATAGAATTAATATATATAGCACGAACTCACTCTTCACGTGGActaaaaaatgaaggaaaatgggaaaccaaaaaaaaaaaggatcagaAGAAGTACCTAACTTGGGAGTCTTCTTGACGAAATTGAAGAAAAACGGGCAGAGGAAATTGGAGGTGGAGGAGATGTTTTAGAAATTCTGTATTATGAGTATTATTAAGTACCCAAGTTTAGTTTATATGCGTAAGTTACTAGTAATTAGCATATTCCTAATTAAACTCTTAACCGATAAGTACATGCGAAACGTTTAGATTAGGCCAGGGTATTAATTACAACAAGATTAAGTAATTAAAGCTCGAATCAAAGAAAGTTGATGTTGGTCGGTACGGCCGGGGTGGctgcactacaggatttccGAATCCGATCGATACTACCAACAAATCCTCGATCCATGACTCGAGAGCCCTTGCAAAACAAAGCCCGTTCATCGCCTGCACACGACTTAGCAGCTCAGGAATGCAAATACGATTCTCTACCAACTATGCTCCGAGCATCCTGCGCGCAAATCATGAAGAAGAAAAACGTCTCCACGATACTGGTTGTGTGCCTGCTGCTGCTCTTGTTTTTTTACCTTCTCAATGTCGTGGTGCTTTTCTACCTCCTCAACATTGCCCGCGTAATATCTAGATCGTACGCCACACGTTCGACGACCACTCGAGGTgatcttcaatttttcaatacTAATTAATCTGTGTTTATGAATGCCAATAGTAAGGAATCATGTGgtgagctatttttttttttaaatttctatttCTTATGTTTGTAGAAGATTTATACACACAAACATACATCCAAGAAAAGCCATGGAATCAGGTCTGGGAGAGCCCGGAGCCCACTTGGTCAATCACATGTGACACTGCTCATTTCGAGTACGATCTGTGTTATCTCAACCGTCCAACCGTGATTGACCCAACGACTTCAACCGTATCTGCAGTGGACCCCACGAACTCAACCCCTCCGACGGTGATAAAGACACGCCCGTATCCTCGTAAAGGGCAACCGGAAGCCATGCAACGCACCCGAGAACTGACGCTCACCACGTCCCCGCTCAACGCTTCATGCGCCGTCACCCACAACAGCCCGGCCCTGATATTCAGCGCGGGCGGGTTCGCGGGGAACGTCTTTCACGACTTCAACGAGGGATGGGTCCCGCTCTTTGTCACGGTGGACGAGCACTTCGTCGACCGCGACATCATCCTTGCGGTCGTCGACTGCAACGATTGGTGGCTGGTCAAGTACGCCGAGCTCTTCTCGCACTTCACGCGCCACCCCATCGTGAACCTCGACAAGGAAACCGCCGCGCATTGCTTCCCGTCGGCGATCGTGGGGCTGAAAACGCACGGCGTCATGATCGTGGACCCCACGCTACAGCGCGGGCCCCGCCCCAAGACCATGCTCGATTTCCGGGCCCTCCTGGCAAACGCATACGATCCAAGCCTAGCCCTTCCCAGCCAAGTGCTACCAACCTTCTCGTCGGACGCCCGACCCAAACTCGCCTTCCTGAACCGGATGGACACCCGGAAACTAATCAACGAAGCGGACGTCCGGCAGGCCGCGGAGGAGGTCGGCTTCGACGTGGCGGTTTTCGGAGTCACATCGGAGACGCTGATGCGCGACCTGTTCAGGCTGGTCGACAGCAGTCACGCGATGGTCGCGGTCCACGGAGCAGGTTGCACCCACGAGCTGTTTCTGCGACCCGGATCCGTTTTCGTGCAAATCGTCCCGATCAACTGCGGGTGGCTGGCGGATATGTGCTACGGGAAGCTGGCGATTCGGCTGGGGTTGGAGTACATAGTTTACGAGGCAGGGATTCACGAGAGCACGTTGGAAACGGATGATTTCGCGGTGAGGCAAGCGATGGAGCCGCACGACCCGGCGTCGAGTTTGATGGGTAACCTGACCAACTGGAACAGGTACATGAGCCAGCATGTGAAGGTTGATGTGGTCAGGTTCAAGAGGTATTTGAAGAGAGCTTATGAGAAGGCTAAGCTATTTGCTCAGAAACAGAATTCCCAAAGTTAATTTAGTCCAGGGACTCCACAAAAGttaaggaaaaaatatatttataatacctgaaaaaaaagaaaaataaaaaatagtccTGGAGATAATTAATTGGGAGATGAATTTTTGGGTACAA encodes:
- the LOC131311265 gene encoding xylan glycosyltransferase MUCI21-like isoform X1 encodes the protein MLVGTAGVAALQDFRIRSILPTNPRSMTREPLQNKARSSPAHDLAAQECKYDSLPTMLRASCAQIMKKKNVSTILVVCLLLLLFFYLLNVVVLFYLLNIARVISRSYATRSTTTREDLYTQTYIQEKPWNQVWESPEPTWSITCDTAHFEYDLCYLNRPTVIDPTTSTVSAVDPTNSTPPTVIKTRPYPRKGQPEAMQRTRELTLTTSPLNASCAVTHNSPALIFSAGGFAGNVFHDFNEGWVPLFVTVDEHFVDRDIILAVVDCNDWWLVKYAELFSHFTRHPIVNLDKETAAHCFPSAIVGLKTHGVMIVDPTLQRGPRPKTMLDFRALLANAYDPSLALPSQVLPTFSSDARPKLAFLNRMDTRKLINEADVRQAAEEVGFDVAVFGVTSETLMRDLFRLVDSSHAMVAVHGAGCTHELFLRPGSVFVQIVPINCGWLADMCYGKLAIRLGLEYIVYEAGIHESTLETDDFAVRQAMEPHDPASSLMGNLTNWNRYMSQHVKVDVVRFKRYLKRAYEKAKLFAQKQNSQS
- the LOC131311265 gene encoding xylan glycosyltransferase MUCI21-like isoform X2 yields the protein MLVGTAGVAALQDFRIRSILPTNPRSMTREPLQNKARSSPAHDLAAQECKYDSLPTMLRASCAQIMKKKNVSTILVVCLLLLLFFYLLNVVVLFYLLNIARVISRSYATRSTTTRDLYTQTYIQEKPWNQVWESPEPTWSITCDTAHFEYDLCYLNRPTVIDPTTSTVSAVDPTNSTPPTVIKTRPYPRKGQPEAMQRTRELTLTTSPLNASCAVTHNSPALIFSAGGFAGNVFHDFNEGWVPLFVTVDEHFVDRDIILAVVDCNDWWLVKYAELFSHFTRHPIVNLDKETAAHCFPSAIVGLKTHGVMIVDPTLQRGPRPKTMLDFRALLANAYDPSLALPSQVLPTFSSDARPKLAFLNRMDTRKLINEADVRQAAEEVGFDVAVFGVTSETLMRDLFRLVDSSHAMVAVHGAGCTHELFLRPGSVFVQIVPINCGWLADMCYGKLAIRLGLEYIVYEAGIHESTLETDDFAVRQAMEPHDPASSLMGNLTNWNRYMSQHVKVDVVRFKRYLKRAYEKAKLFAQKQNSQS